One region of Caldimonas thermodepolymerans genomic DNA includes:
- the katG gene encoding catalase/peroxidase HPI produces the protein MSNESKCPFHHGAATRGTTNRDWWPHQLRLELLRQHSEKSNPLGRDFNYREEFRKLDYYALKKDLLDLMTDSQDWWPADFGSYVGLMIRMAWHSAGTYRVGDGRGGGGRGQQRFAPLNSWPDNVSLDKARRLLWPVKQKYGQKISWADLMILTGNVALEHAGFRTFGFGAGREDTWEPDEDVYWGRERTWLGGDERYARGSEGVPKPEGESVLVSEDDADGKVHSRKLENPLAAVQMGLIYVNPEGPDGNPDPVLAAHDIRETFKRMGMDDEETVALIAGGHTLGKTHGAGPAGHVGPDPEAADLEMQGLGWANSFGTGKGADTITSGLEVTWTSTPAQWSNDFFKHLFDFEWELTRSPAGAHQWVAKDAEAFIPGPTPDSPRRRPTMLTTDLALRFDPVYGKISRRFRDDPQAFANAFARAWFKLTHRDMGPKSRYLGPEVPAEDLIWQDPLPKPVHNPTAADIADARAKIQALGLPVGDLVTLAWASASTFRGGDKRGGANGARIRLQPQRGWQVNQRAVKALEALERLQPDTALSLADLIVLAGGVAIEQAARDAGFHVEVPFAPGRVDALQEQTDVESFGYLEPFADGFRNYLKAPSAVPAEHLLVDKAQLLTLTAPEMTVLVGGMRALDASWDGSRHGVFTDRPGVLTTDYFVNLLDMAYEWKATSEERQLYEVRERRGGAVKWTATRVDLVFGSNSVLRALSEVYASTDGAEKFVRDFVAAWTKVMNLDRFDLRA, from the coding sequence ATGTCGAACGAATCCAAATGCCCCTTCCATCACGGCGCCGCCACCCGTGGCACCACGAACCGGGACTGGTGGCCCCACCAGCTGCGCCTGGAGCTGCTGCGCCAGCATTCCGAGAAGTCCAATCCGCTAGGCCGTGACTTCAACTACCGCGAGGAGTTCCGGAAGCTGGACTACTACGCGCTGAAGAAGGACCTGCTGGACCTGATGACCGATTCGCAGGACTGGTGGCCGGCCGACTTCGGCAGCTACGTGGGCCTGATGATCCGCATGGCCTGGCACAGCGCCGGCACCTACCGCGTCGGTGACGGCCGCGGCGGCGGCGGCCGTGGCCAGCAGCGCTTCGCCCCGCTCAACTCCTGGCCCGACAACGTCAGCCTGGACAAGGCCCGCCGCCTGCTGTGGCCGGTCAAGCAGAAGTACGGGCAGAAGATCTCCTGGGCCGACCTGATGATCCTGACCGGCAACGTCGCCCTGGAGCACGCCGGCTTCCGCACCTTCGGCTTCGGCGCCGGCCGCGAGGACACCTGGGAACCCGACGAGGACGTGTACTGGGGCCGCGAGCGCACCTGGCTGGGCGGCGACGAGCGCTACGCCCGCGGATCGGAGGGCGTGCCCAAGCCCGAGGGCGAGAGCGTGCTGGTGTCCGAGGACGACGCCGACGGCAAGGTCCACAGCCGCAAGCTGGAGAACCCGCTGGCCGCAGTGCAGATGGGCCTGATCTACGTCAATCCGGAAGGCCCGGACGGCAACCCCGACCCGGTGCTGGCCGCGCACGACATCCGCGAGACGTTCAAGCGCATGGGCATGGACGACGAGGAGACCGTGGCCCTGATCGCCGGCGGCCACACCCTCGGCAAGACCCACGGCGCCGGCCCTGCCGGCCACGTCGGCCCCGACCCGGAAGCCGCGGACCTGGAGATGCAGGGCCTGGGCTGGGCCAACAGCTTCGGCACCGGCAAGGGCGCCGACACCATCACCTCCGGCCTGGAGGTGACCTGGACCAGCACGCCGGCGCAGTGGAGCAACGACTTCTTCAAGCACCTGTTCGACTTCGAGTGGGAGCTGACCAGGTCGCCGGCCGGTGCGCACCAGTGGGTGGCCAAGGACGCCGAGGCGTTCATCCCCGGCCCGACACCGGATTCCCCCAGGCGCCGCCCGACCATGCTCACCACCGACCTGGCGCTGCGCTTCGACCCGGTCTACGGGAAGATCTCGCGCCGCTTCCGCGACGATCCGCAGGCCTTCGCCAACGCCTTCGCCCGCGCCTGGTTCAAGCTGACCCACCGCGACATGGGCCCGAAGTCGCGCTACCTCGGTCCCGAGGTGCCGGCCGAGGACCTGATCTGGCAGGACCCGCTGCCGAAGCCGGTGCACAACCCCACCGCGGCCGACATCGCCGACGCCAGGGCGAAGATCCAGGCCCTGGGCCTGCCGGTGGGCGACCTGGTGACCCTGGCCTGGGCCTCGGCCTCCACCTTCCGCGGCGGCGACAAGCGCGGCGGCGCCAACGGCGCGCGCATCCGCCTGCAGCCGCAGCGCGGCTGGCAGGTCAACCAGCGCGCGGTCAAGGCGCTGGAGGCGCTGGAGCGGCTGCAGCCGGACACCGCCCTGTCGCTGGCCGACCTGATCGTGCTGGCCGGCGGCGTGGCGATCGAGCAGGCGGCCAGGGACGCCGGCTTCCACGTCGAGGTGCCGTTCGCGCCGGGCCGTGTGGACGCCCTCCAGGAGCAGACCGACGTGGAATCCTTCGGCTACCTGGAGCCGTTCGCCGACGGCTTCCGCAACTACCTCAAGGCGCCTTCGGCGGTGCCGGCCGAGCACCTGCTGGTAGACAAGGCCCAGCTGCTGACCCTGACCGCGCCGGAGATGACCGTGCTCGTCGGCGGCATGCGCGCCCTGGACGCCAGCTGGGACGGCAGCCGCCACGGCGTGTTCACCGACCGCCCGGGCGTGCTGACCACCGACTACTTCGTCAACCTGCTGGACATGGCCTACGAGTGGAAGGCCACCTCGGAGGAGCGCCAGCTGTACGAGGTGCGCGAGCGCCGGGGCGGCGCGGTGAAGTGGACCGCCACGCGCGTGGACCTGGTGTTCGGCTCCAACTCGGTGCTGCGCGCCCTGTCCGAGGTCTACGCCAGCACCGACGGCGCGGAGAAGTTCGTCCGGGACTTCGTCGCCGCCTGGACCAAGGTGATGAACCTGGACCGCTTCGACCTGCGCGCCTGA